One part of the Haemophilus parainfluenzae genome encodes these proteins:
- the ptsI gene encoding phosphoenolpyruvate-protein phosphotransferase PtsI: MITGIPASPGIVFGKALVLKEEKIVLDFQKISEDQIESEVARFYAGREAAVEQLNSIHQRALKSLGEEKAAIFEGHLMILEDEELEEEIIDYLRSHKVNASVAASKIIDQQVEMLSEIDDEYLKERAGDIRDIGNRLIKNILGMHIVDLGDITEESILVAYDLTPSETAQLNLEKVLGFITDIGGRTSHTSIMARSLELPAIVGTNDVTARVNTGDYLILDAVNNRVYVNPTQAEIDELKTLEVKLAEEKAELAKLKDLPAVTLDGHKVEVVANIGTIRDCEGAHRNGAEGVGLYRTEFLFMDRDQLPSEEEQFIAYKEVVEAMEGRLVVLRTMDIGGDKELPYLNLPKEMNPFLGWRAVRIALDRREILHAQLRAVLRASAFGKLAVMFPMIISVEEIRELKSVLETLKAELRAEGKAFDESIQVGVMVETPSAAVNAKFLAKEVDFFSIGTNDLTQYTLAVDRGNELISHLYNPMSPSVLGLIKQVIDASHAEGKWTGMCGELAGDERATLLLLGMGLDEFSMSAISVPRIKKLVRHVNYQEVKALADEALQKPTSAEIEQLIQAFLAEKSLN, from the coding sequence ATGATTACAGGTATCCCAGCATCGCCAGGTATCGTTTTTGGTAAAGCTTTAGTATTAAAAGAAGAAAAAATTGTTCTGGATTTCCAAAAAATTTCAGAAGATCAAATCGAGTCAGAAGTTGCTCGTTTTTATGCGGGCCGTGAAGCAGCCGTTGAGCAACTTAATTCTATTCATCAACGCGCGTTAAAATCTTTAGGTGAAGAAAAAGCGGCTATCTTCGAAGGCCATTTAATGATCCTTGAAGATGAAGAATTAGAAGAAGAGATTATTGATTATCTTCGTTCACACAAAGTAAATGCGAGTGTGGCAGCAAGTAAAATCATCGATCAACAAGTTGAAATGTTGTCTGAGATTGATGATGAATACTTAAAAGAACGTGCGGGTGATATTCGTGATATTGGTAATCGTTTAATCAAAAATATTTTAGGTATGCACATTGTCGATCTTGGTGATATTACCGAAGAGTCTATCCTTGTGGCTTACGATTTAACCCCATCAGAAACTGCTCAATTAAACTTAGAAAAAGTATTAGGTTTTATCACGGATATTGGTGGTAGAACCTCTCACACCTCTATTATGGCTCGTTCACTTGAATTACCGGCCATTGTTGGGACAAATGATGTGACCGCGCGAGTGAATACCGGTGATTATCTTATTTTAGATGCCGTGAACAACCGTGTTTACGTGAATCCGACTCAAGCTGAAATTGACGAATTAAAAACACTAGAAGTAAAACTCGCTGAAGAAAAAGCAGAATTAGCGAAATTAAAAGATTTACCGGCAGTGACCCTTGATGGCCATAAAGTTGAAGTGGTTGCGAATATTGGTACGATTCGTGATTGTGAAGGGGCACATCGTAATGGTGCAGAAGGGGTAGGTTTATACCGTACAGAATTCCTCTTTATGGATCGTGATCAATTACCAAGCGAAGAAGAGCAATTCATTGCTTATAAAGAAGTGGTTGAAGCAATGGAAGGCCGCTTAGTAGTATTACGTACCATGGATATTGGTGGTGATAAAGAGCTTCCATATTTAAATTTACCAAAAGAAATGAACCCATTTCTTGGATGGCGTGCAGTGCGTATTGCCCTTGATCGTCGTGAGATTTTACATGCGCAATTAAGAGCGGTATTACGTGCTTCGGCATTTGGTAAACTTGCCGTGATGTTCCCGATGATTATTTCGGTAGAAGAAATTCGCGAGTTAAAATCTGTGCTTGAAACGTTAAAAGCCGAATTACGTGCAGAAGGTAAGGCTTTTGATGAAAGTATTCAAGTAGGTGTCATGGTTGAAACCCCATCTGCGGCAGTGAATGCGAAATTCTTAGCGAAAGAAGTGGATTTCTTTAGTATTGGTACAAACGATTTAACGCAATATACCTTAGCCGTTGACCGTGGTAACGAATTAATTTCTCACTTATACAATCCAATGTCACCTTCAGTACTTGGTTTGATTAAACAAGTGATTGATGCCTCTCATGCAGAAGGCAAATGGACGGGGATGTGTGGCGAGTTAGCCGGTGATGAACGCGCGACCTTATTGTTACTCGGTATGGGCTTGGATGAATTTAGTATGAGTGCAATTTCTGTACCTCGTATTAAAAAATTAGTGCGTCATGTGAATTATCAAGAGGTAAAAGCCTTGGCGGATGAAGCATTACAAAAACCAACATCTGCTGAAATTGAACAATTAATTCAGGCTTTTTTAGCAGAAAAATCGTTAAACTAG
- the citD gene encoding citrate lyase acyl carrier protein — protein sequence MKITKAAVAGTLESSDALIRIEPAHTLSIEINSSVGKQFSEAIEQTVKNTLAQLNVTEALIIIEDKGALDCVLQARVKAAALRASDETVNWEAVL from the coding sequence ATGAAGATAACCAAAGCCGCTGTCGCTGGAACACTTGAGTCTAGCGATGCTTTAATTCGTATTGAACCTGCTCACACGTTATCTATTGAAATCAATAGCTCTGTCGGAAAGCAATTCAGTGAAGCCATTGAACAAACGGTCAAAAATACACTCGCTCAACTCAACGTCACAGAAGCGCTAATTATCATAGAAGACAAAGGCGCATTAGACTGCGTATTACAGGCGCGCGTAAAAGCCGCCGCATTACGTGCAAGCGATGAAACCGTTAACTGGGAGGCCGTGCTATGA
- the citF gene encoding citrate lyase subunit alpha, translating to MTTREQRIAKFNANRPVYQAVPKAESLARTAKDRKLCASLEEAIKRSGLKDGMTVSFHHAFRAGDFIVNMVMDKIAEMGFKNLTLASSSLIDSHHPIINHIKNSVVTKIYSSGLRGELAEQISRGLLDEPVNIHSHGGRVHLVKSGELKIDVAFLGVPCCDKFGNANGFSGKSKCGSLGYARVDAEYADKVVLLTEEFADYPHHPISIGQDQVDLIVQVDAVGDPKKIGGGATRMTSNPRELLIARKCAEVIFASGYFKDGFSLQTGTGGASLAVTRFLEEKMVRDGIKADFALGGITASMVDLHEKGLIKKLIDVQSFDAVAAESLARNPNHIEVSANQYANYSSKGASVERLDVVILSALEIDTKFNVNVLTGSDGVIRGASGGHCDTASSAQVAIIVAPLVRGRIPTVVENVITCVTPGENIDILVTDHGVAVNPKRPDLINALSDAGIPLFTIEQLCERAYSLTGKPKEIEFTDKPVAVVRYRDGTVIDTVYQVKE from the coding sequence ATGACAACAAGAGAACAACGCATTGCCAAATTCAATGCCAATCGTCCGGTGTATCAAGCAGTTCCAAAAGCCGAATCCCTTGCCCGTACGGCGAAAGACCGCAAACTTTGTGCCTCTTTGGAAGAAGCAATTAAACGCTCCGGCTTAAAAGACGGCATGACCGTATCTTTCCACCACGCCTTCCGCGCTGGTGATTTCATCGTTAATATGGTGATGGATAAAATTGCCGAAATGGGCTTTAAGAATCTGACCCTCGCCTCTTCATCCTTAATCGACAGCCACCACCCGATTATCAACCATATCAAAAACAGCGTCGTAACCAAAATCTATTCTTCCGGTTTACGCGGTGAGCTCGCCGAACAAATTTCCCGTGGTTTATTGGACGAGCCGGTAAACATTCACTCCCACGGCGGCCGCGTACATTTGGTCAAATCTGGCGAACTGAAAATCGACGTCGCCTTTTTAGGTGTGCCTTGCTGTGACAAATTCGGTAACGCTAATGGCTTTAGCGGCAAAAGCAAGTGTGGCTCTTTAGGTTATGCCCGCGTAGATGCCGAATACGCCGACAAAGTCGTATTGCTTACCGAGGAATTCGCCGATTATCCGCACCACCCGATCAGTATCGGCCAAGATCAAGTGGATCTCATTGTGCAAGTGGATGCTGTCGGTGATCCGAAAAAAATCGGTGGCGGCGCTACCCGTATGACCTCCAACCCACGCGAATTATTAATTGCCCGCAAATGTGCCGAAGTAATTTTCGCCAGCGGTTATTTTAAAGACGGCTTTTCCTTACAAACTGGTACCGGCGGTGCTTCCTTGGCGGTAACCCGATTCTTGGAAGAAAAAATGGTACGTGACGGCATTAAAGCTGACTTTGCTCTCGGTGGTATCACTGCCAGCATGGTAGATTTACACGAAAAAGGCTTAATCAAAAAACTCATCGATGTGCAAAGTTTTGATGCGGTTGCCGCCGAATCCCTTGCACGTAACCCAAATCACATTGAAGTATCCGCTAACCAATATGCCAACTACAGCTCCAAAGGCGCCTCCGTTGAGCGTTTAGACGTAGTGATTCTTTCCGCCTTGGAGATCGACACAAAATTTAACGTGAACGTATTAACTGGCTCCGACGGCGTAATTCGCGGTGCATCCGGCGGTCACTGCGATACGGCGTCTTCCGCACAAGTGGCCATTATCGTGGCGCCATTAGTTCGTGGTCGTATTCCAACGGTAGTGGAAAACGTGATTACCTGCGTAACGCCGGGTGAAAACATCGACATCTTAGTGACCGACCACGGTGTTGCCGTTAATCCGAAACGTCCAGATTTAATCAATGCCTTATCTGATGCCGGCATCCCGTTATTTACCATCGAACAACTTTGCGAACGCGCTTACAGTTTAACCGGCAAACCAAAAGAAATTGAGTTTACCGATAAACCGGTCGCCGTTGTTCGTTATCGTGACGGAACGGTAATTGATACGGTGTATCAAGTCAAAGAATAA
- the citE gene encoding citrate (pro-3S)-lyase subunit beta, producing the protein MKLRRSMLFVPGSNAAMLSNSFIYKPDSIMFDLEDAVALKEKDSARLLVAHALQHPLYQEIETVVRVNPLDSEFGLLDLNAVVRAGVDVVRMPKTETAQDVVDMDNAITDIEKACGREVGSTKMLAAIESPLGITQANQIATASKRLIGIALGAEDYVRNLKTERSPEGIELLFARCSILQAARAAGIQAFDTVYSNANNEEGFLKEAALIKQLGFDGKSLINPRQIELLHNLFAPTQKNVEQAKRIIEAAEEAEKQGSGVVSLNGKMIDAPIIDRAKLVLERAKSGIREE; encoded by the coding sequence ATGAAATTAAGAAGAAGTATGCTGTTTGTACCAGGCTCAAACGCTGCGATGTTGAGCAATAGTTTTATTTATAAACCAGATTCCATCATGTTTGACTTAGAAGACGCAGTCGCCCTCAAAGAAAAAGATTCTGCCCGCTTATTAGTCGCACACGCACTTCAACACCCGCTTTATCAAGAAATCGAAACTGTGGTGCGGGTTAATCCGTTGGATTCCGAATTCGGTTTATTGGATTTAAATGCCGTAGTGCGCGCCGGTGTTGATGTGGTGCGGATGCCGAAAACCGAAACTGCACAAGATGTGGTTGATATGGATAACGCAATTACCGACATTGAGAAAGCCTGCGGTCGCGAAGTAGGTTCGACCAAAATGTTAGCGGCCATCGAATCGCCATTAGGTATCACTCAAGCAAACCAAATCGCCACCGCCTCCAAGCGTTTAATCGGTATCGCTCTTGGTGCGGAAGACTATGTGCGCAATCTTAAAACCGAACGTTCGCCGGAAGGCATCGAATTGCTCTTTGCCCGCTGTTCGATTTTACAAGCAGCGCGCGCCGCCGGTATTCAAGCCTTTGATACCGTGTATTCCAATGCCAACAATGAAGAAGGTTTCTTAAAAGAAGCGGCATTAATTAAACAGTTAGGCTTTGATGGCAAATCCTTAATCAACCCGCGTCAAATCGAACTCCTGCACAACTTGTTTGCACCGACACAAAAAAATGTGGAGCAGGCCAAACGTATTATTGAAGCAGCTGAAGAAGCGGAAAAACAAGGTTCCGGCGTCGTTTCCTTAAACGGAAAAATGATTGATGCGCCGATTATTGATCGTGCAAAACTCGTGTTAGAACGTGCGAAATCAGGCATTCGTGAAGAGTAA
- a CDS encoding GrxA family glutaredoxin, with protein sequence MFVVIFGRPGCPYCVRAKNLAEKLKGEVADFDYRYVDIIAEGISKADLSKSVGKEVETVPQIFIDEKPIGGCTDFEALMKEQFNVVA encoded by the coding sequence ATGTTCGTAGTTATTTTTGGTCGTCCAGGCTGCCCTTATTGTGTACGTGCAAAAAACCTTGCTGAAAAATTAAAAGGTGAAGTGGCGGATTTCGATTATCGCTATGTAGATATTATCGCTGAAGGCATTTCTAAAGCAGATTTATCAAAATCTGTCGGTAAAGAAGTGGAAACTGTGCCACAAATCTTTATCGATGAAAAACCAATCGGCGGTTGCACTGATTTCGAAGCATTAATGAAAGAACAATTTAACGTTGTGGCTTAA
- the citG gene encoding triphosphoribosyl-dephospho-CoA synthase CitG, whose protein sequence is MTISLNHFSTDGTEISLEQLLTAREERASLQQQLLTQYGQTLLCVTLTAVGGVKKNALLDYVFTKTLENLTALFMQLNITPTKEIIRPLATGHEAFFVLPIDGRALKAATIELEESIPLARLWDLDVFDAKGNLLSRADFDIQPRACLVCGNEAKICARTRKHAVDEIVAEMQSRAQRHYIAEYIGGQAYSALVQEARLSPKPGLVDTINNGSHKDMNLHTFEQSAVSLRPFFTQFVLKGMTTAHLPEKQILAEIRPIGLSAEKAMFEATNGINTHKGAIFSFGLVCTAMGRLLAQQNVIQSSVKFDINSICSLVAQFAQGLTDELKHYPEHFPVTAGVRLFRKYGLTGARGEAESGFNLIRTLLPQFDEFHQLDEEHRLLILLLHLMATNPDTNVVHRGGLDGLNFIQHTARDLLADHKIVLDKNILIQALMKFDIACIELNLSSGGSADLLALAIFFLSFRGN, encoded by the coding sequence ATGACAATTTCCCTAAATCATTTTTCCACCGATGGAACAGAGATTTCTCTAGAACAGCTTTTAACGGCGCGTGAGGAACGAGCAAGTTTACAGCAACAGCTGTTAACCCAATATGGGCAAACCTTGCTTTGCGTCACCCTAACAGCGGTGGGCGGGGTGAAGAAAAATGCCCTGTTGGATTATGTCTTTACAAAAACATTGGAAAATCTGACCGCACTTTTTATGCAGTTGAACATCACGCCCACAAAGGAAATTATTCGTCCGTTAGCAACGGGGCATGAGGCGTTTTTTGTGTTGCCGATTGATGGTCGTGCGCTGAAAGCGGCAACGATCGAATTGGAGGAAAGCATACCCCTTGCCCGTTTATGGGATTTGGATGTGTTCGATGCGAAAGGTAATCTGCTGAGCCGTGCAGATTTTGATATTCAGCCAAGAGCCTGCCTAGTGTGTGGCAATGAAGCGAAAATCTGTGCCAGAACTCGTAAACACGCCGTTGATGAAATTGTGGCAGAAATGCAATCCCGCGCCCAACGCCATTATATCGCGGAATATATCGGTGGGCAGGCTTATTCAGCATTGGTGCAAGAAGCACGCTTGTCGCCGAAACCGGGGTTGGTGGATACCATCAACAACGGTTCGCACAAAGACATGAACCTGCATACCTTTGAGCAAAGTGCGGTAAGTTTACGCCCTTTTTTTACGCAATTCGTACTCAAAGGCATGACCACCGCCCATTTGCCTGAAAAACAAATCTTAGCAGAGATTCGTCCAATTGGTCTATCAGCAGAAAAGGCAATGTTTGAAGCAACAAATGGCATTAACACCCATAAGGGAGCCATTTTTTCCTTCGGCTTGGTGTGTACTGCAATGGGGCGTTTATTAGCTCAACAAAATGTAATTCAAAGTTCAGTAAAGTTTGATATAAACTCAATCTGCTCACTTGTTGCTCAATTTGCTCAGGGTTTAACAGATGAACTCAAACATTATCCCGAGCATTTTCCAGTCACAGCCGGCGTACGCTTATTCAGAAAATACGGTTTAACCGGCGCTCGTGGTGAAGCGGAAAGTGGTTTTAATCTTATTCGAACGTTGTTACCTCAATTTGATGAGTTTCATCAATTGGATGAAGAACATCGTTTACTGATTCTGTTGTTGCATTTAATGGCGACCAATCCTGACACTAACGTGGTTCACCGTGGCGGTTTGGATGGGTTAAATTTTATACAACACACAGCTCGAGATCTGCTTGCAGATCATAAAATTGTATTAGATAAAAATATACTGATACAAGCATTAATGAAATTTGACATCGCCTGTATTGAACTAAATTTAAGTTCAGGTGGTAGTGCTGATTTACTAGCACTGGCAATTTTCTTTTTATCATTTAGAGGTAATTAA
- the manA gene encoding mannose-6-phosphate isomerase, class I → MIYRLTGQVQHYAWGGKNYIASLIGLNSEQDQPCAEWWLGAHPSAPSVIENVSNQESLIEFLSQNPTALGQASRQQFGDELPYLLKILDVEKPLSIQLHPTKAQAEKGFEAENAKGVALTDSTRTYKDRNHKPEMMIALSDFWLLHGFKTKAQILATLNARPPLQPLTEKLDTQSLAEFYADVMLADQSTLANWLLPIIEANQQPYRNGELALDNPDYWVLYTMEAMAISPEKLDAGLVCFYLFNIVYLKEGEGIFQDAGIPHAYLRGQNVELMACSDNVIRGGLTPKYVDIVELLKIVDCREVTPQIISAAPQNQSEFTYKTPVNDFALAQIRVEPQQHTELNLQSAGILLVMQGELKIQEKSTALTLKQGESAFITADSNVEIMSEKGGYAFLAKLPEN, encoded by the coding sequence ATGATTTATCGATTAACTGGCCAAGTACAGCATTATGCATGGGGCGGAAAAAACTATATTGCATCATTGATTGGATTAAATTCAGAGCAAGATCAACCTTGTGCTGAGTGGTGGCTAGGTGCGCATCCATCTGCGCCTTCCGTGATTGAGAATGTAAGTAACCAAGAATCTCTTATTGAATTTTTATCGCAAAATCCAACCGCACTTGGGCAAGCAAGCCGCCAGCAATTTGGTGATGAACTCCCTTATTTGTTAAAGATTTTAGATGTTGAAAAGCCGTTATCGATTCAATTGCATCCAACTAAAGCGCAAGCTGAAAAGGGCTTTGAGGCTGAAAATGCAAAAGGCGTGGCCTTAACAGACAGCACGCGGACTTATAAAGATAGAAATCATAAACCAGAAATGATGATTGCCTTATCTGATTTCTGGCTTTTACATGGTTTTAAAACAAAAGCTCAAATCCTTGCGACATTAAATGCGCGACCCCCTTTGCAACCTTTGACTGAAAAACTTGACACACAAAGCCTTGCTGAATTTTATGCAGATGTTATGTTGGCGGATCAATCAACGCTCGCAAATTGGCTATTACCTATTATTGAAGCTAACCAACAGCCTTATAGAAATGGCGAGTTGGCGCTAGATAACCCGGATTATTGGGTGCTTTATACCATGGAAGCCATGGCGATTTCGCCTGAAAAATTAGATGCCGGCCTGGTGTGTTTTTATCTCTTTAATATCGTGTATTTGAAAGAAGGAGAGGGCATTTTCCAAGATGCGGGTATTCCTCATGCTTACCTTCGCGGACAAAATGTGGAGTTAATGGCCTGTTCTGACAATGTGATTCGTGGTGGCTTAACACCAAAATATGTCGATATTGTCGAATTATTAAAAATTGTGGATTGTCGCGAAGTAACACCTCAAATTATCTCAGCGGCACCTCAAAATCAGTCAGAATTTACTTATAAAACGCCAGTAAACGATTTTGCTTTAGCTCAAATTCGTGTTGAACCACAACAACATACTGAATTAAATCTTCAAAGTGCAGGCATTTTATTGGTGATGCAAGGCGAGCTAAAAATACAAGAAAAATCAACCGCACTTACCTTGAAACAAGGTGAGTCAGCATTTATTACAGCGGATTCTAATGTTGAAATAATGAGTGAAAAAGGCGGTTATGCTTTCTTGGCAAAATTGCCAGAAAATTAA
- a CDS encoding anion permease → MALSKNAKLAILAVIPLITFLLPAPEGLSLIAWRLLGVYIATIVGLVIKPYGEPVILLAAIAVSGIIIGNTEGAKELVKVGNMLDGYKSGTTWLIFTAFTLSSAFVITGLGKRIAYHMIGAMGSTTLRLGYVTMFLDLLLSPATPSNTARSGGIIFPIINSVAVALGSDPEKSPKKAGRYLMMNVYMVVKTTSYIFLTAMAPNALALSLMAPILGFETTWIKWFLAASVPGLICLFLIPLICYWVSPPELKEVDNKAIAKKGLEELGPMSFREKALSVLFVIALFGWIFSDTLHVNATIVAIIVMVLCIMLSIVTWDDILKSKGAWNTLVWYGGIIGMSGLLEKAGFFKWLANTLSTTLQFEGHGMMALIVILTLSVAVRYLFASGGAYVAAMVPVFATVGHVAGAPAELLALGLVFANAYGGSVTHYGGGPGPIAFGAGYNDIKSWWIAGAIIAFGSLIIHLTIGMAWWKLLISLGWL, encoded by the coding sequence ATGGCATTATCAAAAAATGCAAAATTGGCGATCTTAGCGGTTATCCCTTTGATCACCTTCTTATTGCCTGCTCCAGAGGGGCTTTCTCTGATTGCTTGGCGTTTACTCGGAGTTTACATTGCTACTATTGTCGGGCTTGTAATAAAGCCTTACGGAGAACCAGTAATTTTACTCGCAGCAATTGCTGTTTCAGGTATCATTATAGGTAATACTGAAGGCGCAAAAGAATTAGTCAAAGTAGGGAATATGTTGGATGGTTATAAATCAGGCACAACATGGCTTATCTTTACGGCTTTTACCTTAAGCTCAGCATTTGTAATTACTGGATTAGGCAAACGAATTGCCTATCACATGATTGGCGCCATGGGTAGCACGACCCTACGACTTGGTTATGTAACCATGTTCTTGGATTTACTGCTTTCACCTGCAACGCCATCTAATACAGCGCGTTCAGGCGGTATCATATTTCCAATCATTAACAGTGTGGCGGTAGCACTTGGTTCAGATCCTGAAAAAAGCCCGAAGAAGGCTGGTCGTTATTTGATGATGAACGTATATATGGTGGTAAAAACCACGTCCTACATTTTCTTAACCGCAATGGCGCCTAATGCTCTCGCACTTTCATTAATGGCTCCAATTTTGGGGTTTGAAACTACCTGGATTAAATGGTTCTTAGCCGCCTCTGTGCCTGGTTTAATTTGCTTATTCTTAATCCCATTAATTTGTTACTGGGTCTCTCCACCTGAATTAAAAGAAGTCGATAATAAAGCTATTGCAAAAAAAGGTTTAGAAGAATTAGGGCCAATGTCTTTCCGTGAAAAAGCACTTAGCGTGTTGTTTGTCATTGCCTTATTCGGTTGGATCTTCTCTGATACGCTTCATGTGAATGCGACTATCGTAGCCATTATCGTAATGGTTCTTTGCATTATGTTAAGTATTGTAACGTGGGATGATATTCTAAAAAGTAAAGGGGCATGGAACACCTTAGTCTGGTATGGTGGTATCATTGGTATGTCGGGTTTACTGGAAAAAGCCGGATTCTTTAAATGGTTGGCTAACACATTAAGTACCACTCTTCAATTTGAAGGACATGGCATGATGGCTCTCATCGTGATTCTGACTTTAAGCGTTGCAGTACGTTATTTATTTGCTTCAGGCGGTGCATACGTAGCAGCAATGGTACCTGTATTTGCAACTGTTGGGCATGTTGCGGGAGCACCTGCTGAGTTACTTGCACTAGGCTTAGTTTTTGCCAACGCTTACGGTGGTTCTGTAACACACTATGGCGGTGGTCCTGGACCAATTGCATTTGGAGCGGGCTATAATGACATTAAATCTTGGTGGATCGCTGGCGCAATCATTGCATTTGGTAGCTTAATTATCCACTTAACTATCGGTATGGCATGGTGGAAATTATTAATTAGCTTAGGTTGGTTATAA
- the crr gene encoding PTS glucose transporter subunit IIA, with the protein MGLFDKLFGSKENKAVEVEIYAPLSGEIVNIEDVPDVVFSEKIVGDGIAIRPTGDKIVAPVDGVIGKIFETNHAFSMESKEGVELFVHFGIDTVELKGEGFTRIAQEGQSVKRGDTVIEFDLATLESKAKSVLTPVVISNMDEISCIEKKSGEVIAGESIVLTLKK; encoded by the coding sequence ATGGGCTTATTTGACAAATTATTTGGTTCAAAAGAAAATAAAGCTGTGGAAGTGGAAATTTATGCGCCACTTTCTGGTGAGATTGTGAATATCGAAGATGTACCAGATGTTGTTTTCTCTGAAAAAATCGTGGGTGATGGTATCGCAATTCGCCCAACAGGTGACAAAATTGTGGCGCCTGTTGATGGTGTTATTGGTAAAATTTTTGAAACCAACCATGCATTTTCAATGGAATCAAAAGAGGGAGTTGAATTATTTGTTCACTTTGGTATTGATACTGTTGAATTAAAAGGTGAAGGATTCACTCGTATTGCACAAGAAGGGCAAAGCGTGAAACGCGGCGACACAGTAATCGAATTTGATTTAGCAACATTAGAATCAAAAGCGAAATCAGTTTTAACACCAGTGGTTATCTCTAACATGGATGAAATTTCATGCATTGAGAAAAAATCGGGTGAGGTGATTGCTGGAGAATCTATTGTTCTAACTTTAAAGAAATAA
- the rsgA gene encoding small ribosomal subunit biogenesis GTPase RsgA encodes MSKRKLTQNQTRRIQSNNAKALHRHKKKEVEWQDDMLGESQDGIVVTRYSVHADVENAQGEIFRCNLRRTLSSLVVGDKVIWRQGNEQLQGVSGVIEAIHPRQNEIARPDYYDGLKPIAANIDRIIIVSAVVPVLSLNIIDRYLVVCENAGIEPVIVVNKGDLLNAEQEQEVESQLQIYRDIGYQTIIISAETGKNMEKLTALLSDGTSIFVGQSGVGKSSLINHILPTVNAQVGGISETSGLGQHTTTSSRLYHLPQGGNLIDSPGIREFGLWHLEPDQITKGYREFQYFLGTCKFRDCKHLNDPGCALREAVEAGRISPIRYENYHRLIESLSETKSQRHFSV; translated from the coding sequence ATGAGCAAACGTAAACTAACGCAAAATCAAACTCGTCGAATTCAATCAAATAACGCGAAAGCCTTGCATCGCCACAAGAAGAAAGAAGTGGAATGGCAAGATGATATGCTAGGTGAAAGCCAAGATGGGATAGTCGTTACGCGTTATTCAGTTCATGCAGATGTGGAAAATGCACAAGGCGAAATTTTCCGTTGTAATTTACGTCGTACACTTTCTAGTCTTGTGGTTGGAGACAAAGTGATTTGGCGACAAGGCAATGAACAGCTCCAAGGAGTGAGTGGGGTGATTGAAGCCATTCACCCAAGACAAAATGAAATTGCTCGCCCAGATTATTATGATGGGTTGAAACCAATCGCGGCGAATATCGATCGTATTATTATTGTGTCTGCCGTTGTACCGGTACTTTCACTCAATATTATCGATCGTTATTTAGTGGTGTGTGAAAATGCAGGGATCGAACCTGTCATTGTGGTGAATAAAGGCGATTTACTGAATGCCGAGCAAGAGCAGGAAGTGGAAAGCCAATTACAGATTTACCGTGATATTGGTTATCAGACCATCATCATTTCTGCTGAAACCGGAAAAAATATGGAAAAATTGACCGCACTTTTAAGTGATGGCACATCCATTTTTGTGGGGCAGTCAGGGGTAGGTAAATCCAGTTTAATTAACCATATTTTACCAACAGTTAATGCGCAGGTAGGCGGTATCAGTGAAACCTCAGGCTTAGGGCAACATACCACGACTTCTTCTCGTTTATACCACTTACCACAAGGCGGCAATTTGATTGATTCACCGGGTATTCGTGAGTTTGGTTTATGGCATTTGGAGCCAGATCAGATCACCAAAGGATATCGTGAATTTCAATATTTCTTAGGGACGTGCAAATTCCGAGATTGTAAGCATTTGAACGATCCTGGCTGTGCATTACGCGAAGCGGTAGAGGCAGGGCGGATTTCACCAATACGCTATGAAAATTATCATCGCCTCATTGAAAGCCTGAGTGAGACAAAATCACAACGTCATTTTTCTGTGTAG
- the ptsH gene encoding phosphocarrier protein Hpr, with translation MFSKDVEITAPNGLHTRPAAQFVKEAKAFASDVTVTSAGKSASAKSLFKLQTLGLTQGTVITISAEGEDEQQAVEHLVALIPTLE, from the coding sequence ATGTTCTCAAAAGATGTAGAGATTACGGCTCCTAATGGTTTACATACTCGCCCTGCGGCACAGTTCGTAAAAGAAGCAAAAGCTTTTGCTTCGGATGTAACTGTTACTTCTGCAGGCAAGAGCGCAAGTGCTAAAAGCTTATTTAAGCTACAAACCTTAGGTTTGACGCAAGGAACTGTAATTACCATCTCGGCAGAAGGTGAAGACGAACAACAAGCCGTTGAACATTTAGTAGCATTAATTCCTACTTTAGAATAA